Proteins from one Muntiacus reevesi chromosome X, mMunRee1.1, whole genome shotgun sequence genomic window:
- the RAI2 gene encoding retinoic acid-induced protein 2: MDDLQSQNLAMDMSDSSPALTNNRLENGMAQLITTEAWNINSTDLVKKALVTVPAPSILNPPAESQSGVALKVAATVLQPLCLGESPVVMPIHMQVEGSSAPELNQSGNATYVMTAQGPVQLPVVLEQHVFQHLNSPLVLPPEAPGSSSAIHNNLFQGARDPEAQPQLLDLRIPSQPQEPPLPFEAVLHNLFPAQSALGPPPCQPPPGYAPVPPQPFNSPLSPLVPPATLLVPYPVIVPLPVPLPIPIPIPVPQSSEAKFSPTCPKPPSAFGLHPFKGPQSPLQKEEVKPFDLFQPREYFQLGRHTVIKMGSENEALDLSMKSVPWLKAGEVSPPMGQEDTALDLSLAAHRKPEPPPETLYNSSGSMDSPGHPVLEKLPSGVEVPFAPATTQEAASVMESHGGGSDTTEPPSQPSGEVKAENHMEMVSESQAAKVIVSVEDSVPTIFCGKIKGLSGVSTKNFSFRREDSVFQGSDTNSPGEEALGNTEALRKPTKNRSIKLKKVNSQEIHMLPIKKQRLATFFPRK, encoded by the coding sequence ATGGACGATCTGCAGTCCCAGAACCTCGCCATGGACATGAGCGACTCCTCCCCCGCCTTGACCAATAACAgactggagaatggcatggcccAGCTGATCACCACCGAGGCCTGGAACATCAACTCCACCGACCTGGTAAAGAAGGCGCTGGTGACCGTGCCGGCCCcgtccatcctgaaccccccggCCGAGTCCCAGAGCGGTGTGGCTCTCAAGGTGGCGGCCACTGTGCTGCAGCCCCTGTGCCTGGGGGAGAGCCCCGTGGTGATGCCCATTCACATGCAGGTGGAGGGCAGCTCCGCGCCTGAGCTCAACCAGAGCGGCAACGCCACGTATGTGATGACCGCGCAGGGGCCTGTGCAGCTTCCAGTGGTGCTGGAGCAGCACGTGTTCCAGCACCTCAACTCCCCACTGGTCCTGCCGCCGGAAGCCCCGGGCTCCTCCAGCGCCATCCACAACAACCTCTTCCAGGGGGCCCGGGACCCCGAGGCGCAACCCCAGCTCCTGGATCTGCGGATCCCCAGCCAGCCACAGGAGCCCCCGCTGCCCTTCGAAGCCGTGCTCCACAATCTGTTTCCTGCCCAGAGCGCACTCGGCCCCCCGCCCTGCCAGCCTCCCCCAGGCTACGCCCCGGTGCCCCCCCAGCCATTCAATTCCCCCTTGTCACCCCTGGTCCCGCCGGCCACGCTCCTGGTACCCTACCCGGTGATCGTGCCCCTGCCCGTAccactccccatccccatccccatccccgtGCCTCAGAGCTCTGAAGCCAAGTTCAGCCCGACTTGCCCCAAGCCACCATCTGCCTTCGGCCTCCACCCCTTTAAAGGCCCCCAGAGCCCTCTCCAGAAGGAGGAAGTAAAGCCCTTCGACCTGTTCCAGCCCCGGGAGTACTTCCAGCTCGGCCGCCACACCGTCATCAAGATGGGGAGTGAGAACGAAGCCCTGGATCTCTCCATGAAGTCGGTGCCCTGGCTCAAGGCTGGCGAAGTCAGCCCCCCAATGGGCCAGGAAGACACAGCCCTAGACCTGTCGCTGGCCGCCCACCGGAAACCTGAACCTCCCCCCGAGACACTGTACAACAGCAGCGGGTCTATGGACAGCCCAGGTCACCCGGTGCTGGAGAAACTGCCCAGTGGCGTGGAAGTGCCCTTTGCCCCCGCCACGACACAGGAGGCTGCATCTGTCATGGAGAGTCACGGGGGCGGCAGCGACACCACGGAGCCACCCAGCCAGCCCAGCGGCGAGGTCAAGGCTGAAAATCACATGGAGATGGTGAGCGAGTCCCAGGCGGCCAAGGTGATCGTCTCCGTTGAAGACAGTGTGCCTACCATCTTCTGTGGCAAGATCAAAGGCCTCTCGGGGGTGTCCACCAAAAACTTCTCCTTCAGACGAGAAGACTCCGTGTTTCAGGGCTCCGATACCAATAGCCCAGGAGAAGAGGCCCTGGGAAACACGGAGGCCCTCAGGAAACCCACCAAAAACCGGAGCATAAAGTTAAAGAAAGTGAACTCCCAGGAAATACACATGCTCCCAATCAAAAAACAACGACTGGCCACCTTTTTTCCAAGAAAGTAa